One window of Mesorhizobium sp. WSM4904 genomic DNA carries:
- a CDS encoding ATP-binding cassette domain-containing protein — translation MSRIVVHGLEKSYGDARVLERVSVTAEPGEFLSLVGASGCGKSTFLRILLGQEQQSGGVVVIGDRPIVPEPTPQRGIVFQRYSVFPHLTALQNLLLVEDFRSGGPFGRVFGARRRSARQEAETMLERVGLAHARDLYPASLSGGMQQRLAIAQTLLGRPQILLLDEPFGALDPGIRVEMHELLTELWNEHGMTVVMVTHDIGEAFKLGTRVLVFDKVRHDPQFPSAYGATITYDLKLDRKSRASARDVAEVAAMVGTTRLDSAIATTAS, via the coding sequence ATGAGCCGCATCGTCGTCCACGGCCTGGAAAAGAGCTACGGCGATGCCCGCGTGCTGGAGCGCGTGAGCGTCACCGCCGAGCCCGGCGAATTCCTGTCGCTGGTCGGCGCCAGCGGCTGCGGAAAATCGACCTTCCTGCGCATCCTGCTCGGCCAGGAGCAGCAGAGCGGCGGCGTGGTCGTCATCGGAGACCGGCCGATCGTGCCGGAACCGACGCCGCAGCGCGGCATCGTCTTCCAGCGCTACTCGGTGTTTCCGCATCTGACCGCGCTGCAGAATCTGCTGCTGGTCGAGGACTTCCGCTCCGGCGGACCTTTCGGCCGCGTCTTTGGCGCCAGGCGCAGAAGCGCGCGGCAGGAGGCCGAAACCATGCTGGAGCGCGTCGGCCTCGCTCATGCGCGCGACCTCTATCCGGCATCGCTCTCCGGCGGCATGCAGCAGCGGCTGGCGATTGCCCAGACCCTGCTCGGCCGGCCGCAGATCCTGCTTCTCGATGAGCCGTTCGGGGCGCTCGATCCGGGCATCCGCGTCGAGATGCACGAATTGCTTACCGAGCTGTGGAACGAGCACGGCATGACCGTGGTCATGGTCACCCACGACATCGGCGAGGCCTTCAAGCTTGGTACCCGCGTGCTTGTCTTCGACAAGGTGCGCCACGATCCCCAGTTTCCGTCCGCCTACGGCGCGACGATCACCTACGATCTGAAGCTCGACCGCAAGAGCCGGGCTTCCGCACGAGACGTGGCCGAAGTGGCCGCGATGGTCGGGACGACCCGACTGGACAGCGCAATCGCGACGACGGCGTCGTAA
- a CDS encoding ABC transporter permease, which yields MQAGAGANTASPPPSVPKTRLRLINATVSRGGAVLLGALPFAAVAVAYLSASAQRLAVNANDKLLPSPAQMWSAFFDLATVPDKRSGDLILWADTYASLVRLFAGVGLATLVALLLGVAIGFIPRVRAFLLPFVTVVCVIPPLALLPILFIALGLGETAKITLIAIGVAPVMVRDIANRVIELPPELIAKAQTLGGNSWTMVLRLVLPQTMPRLITCVRLALGPAWLFLIAAEAIASTEGLGYRIFLVRRYLSMDVILPYVVWITLLAVATDWLLARLSHMVSPWAHPGSGK from the coding sequence ATGCAAGCCGGGGCGGGCGCGAACACAGCCAGCCCGCCCCCCAGCGTGCCGAAGACGCGGCTTCGCCTGATCAACGCCACGGTCTCGCGTGGCGGAGCGGTGTTGCTTGGCGCGCTGCCCTTCGCGGCCGTTGCCGTGGCCTATCTGTCCGCTTCGGCGCAACGGCTGGCCGTCAACGCCAATGACAAGCTGCTGCCCTCCCCGGCACAGATGTGGTCGGCGTTCTTCGATTTGGCGACCGTGCCGGACAAGCGCTCCGGCGACCTGATCCTGTGGGCCGACACTTATGCCAGCCTGGTCAGGCTGTTCGCGGGCGTCGGCTTGGCGACGCTGGTGGCGCTCTTGCTTGGCGTCGCCATCGGCTTCATCCCGCGCGTCAGGGCGTTTCTCCTGCCCTTCGTCACCGTTGTCTGCGTCATCCCGCCCTTGGCGCTGTTGCCGATCCTGTTCATCGCGCTCGGCCTCGGCGAAACGGCCAAGATCACCTTGATCGCCATTGGCGTGGCGCCGGTCATGGTGCGCGACATCGCCAACCGGGTCATAGAACTGCCACCCGAGCTCATCGCCAAGGCACAGACGCTCGGCGGCAACAGCTGGACCATGGTTCTGAGGCTGGTGCTGCCGCAAACCATGCCGCGCCTCATCACCTGCGTGCGGCTGGCGCTCGGACCGGCCTGGCTGTTTCTGATCGCGGCGGAGGCCATCGCCTCGACCGAGGGGCTGGGCTACCGCATCTTCCTCGTTCGGCGCTACCTGTCGATGGACGTCATCCTGCCCTACGTCGTCTGGATAACGCTGCTCGCCGTCGCCACCGACTGGCTGCTCGCGCGGCTCTCGCACATGGTTTCCCCTTGGGCACATCCGGGGTCGGGCAAATGA
- a CDS encoding putative urea ABC transporter substrate-binding protein has protein sequence MLRKLAAIILAASLSLPLIPAAQAAPKKDFKICWSIYVGWMPWGYLADSGIMKKWADKYGINVEITRINDYVESINQYTAGGFDGCSMTNMDALSIPAGGGVDTTALIVGDFSNGNDAVILKDKTALKDIAGQKVNLVELSVSHYLLARALDTVGLAEKDITVVNTSDADMVAAYGTGDVTSVVTWNPLVSEIVAMPGAHKVFDSTQIPGEIIDLMVVNTATLKDNPALGKALVGAWYEAMALMTSGTPEGKAAKQEMAKASGTDLAGFDAQLASTAMFFEPAKAVEFTKGAELPKTMDLVRNFLFSHGILGTNAPTVDVIGMSFPDGSTLGDAGNVKLRFDPAFMAEAAAGTL, from the coding sequence ATGCTTCGCAAGCTGGCTGCAATCATCCTGGCCGCGTCACTCAGCCTTCCCTTGATCCCGGCCGCGCAAGCGGCGCCCAAGAAAGACTTCAAGATCTGCTGGTCGATCTATGTCGGCTGGATGCCATGGGGCTATCTCGCCGACAGCGGCATCATGAAGAAATGGGCTGACAAATATGGCATCAACGTCGAGATCACCCGCATCAACGATTATGTCGAAAGCATCAACCAGTACACTGCCGGCGGCTTCGACGGTTGCTCGATGACCAATATGGACGCGCTGTCGATCCCCGCCGGAGGCGGCGTCGACACCACCGCGCTGATCGTCGGCGACTTCTCCAACGGCAACGATGCCGTCATCCTCAAGGACAAGACCGCGCTCAAGGACATTGCCGGCCAGAAGGTCAACCTCGTCGAGCTCTCGGTCTCGCACTACTTGCTGGCGCGCGCGTTGGATACGGTCGGGCTCGCCGAGAAGGACATCACCGTGGTCAACACCTCCGATGCCGACATGGTCGCTGCCTATGGCACCGGCGACGTCACCTCGGTCGTCACCTGGAATCCGCTGGTCTCAGAGATCGTCGCCATGCCGGGCGCTCACAAGGTGTTCGATTCGACGCAGATCCCCGGCGAGATCATCGACCTGATGGTCGTCAACACCGCGACGCTGAAGGACAATCCGGCTCTCGGCAAGGCGCTCGTCGGCGCATGGTACGAAGCGATGGCCCTGATGACCTCCGGCACGCCCGAAGGCAAAGCGGCCAAGCAAGAGATGGCCAAGGCGTCCGGCACCGATCTTGCCGGCTTCGATGCTCAGCTCGCGTCGACGGCGATGTTCTTCGAGCCGGCCAAGGCGGTCGAGTTCACCAAGGGCGCCGAACTGCCCAAGACGATGGATCTCGTCCGCAACTTCCTGTTCAGCCACGGCATTCTGGGCACCAATGCACCCACTGTCGACGTGATCGGCATGAGCTTCCCCGACGGCTCGACGCTGGGCGATGCCGGAAACGTCAAGCTGCGGTTCGACCCGGCCTTCATGGCGGAGGCGGCGGCCGGAACGCTCTAG
- a CDS encoding sigma-70 family RNA polymerase sigma factor, which translates to MTGKDEAELSRLLRAAIAGDERAYADFLHRIAALVRGFVRRKIVQGGVDPEDVVQETLLAIHVKRHTWREDAPVLPWVYAIARFKLIDAFRRRGRRIEVEIDEIAETFAEPEAETVSERDINRALDGLPPSQRSVVSSISVDGHSIGETAAKLGISETAVRVSLHRGLAAIAKRFGRQ; encoded by the coding sequence GTGACCGGCAAGGACGAAGCCGAACTTTCCCGGCTGCTCAGGGCCGCGATCGCGGGAGACGAAAGGGCTTATGCCGACTTTCTGCACCGGATAGCCGCTCTCGTTCGCGGCTTCGTCCGGCGCAAGATCGTTCAGGGCGGGGTCGACCCCGAGGATGTCGTGCAGGAAACCTTGCTGGCCATTCATGTGAAACGGCATACCTGGCGCGAGGACGCTCCGGTCCTGCCGTGGGTCTACGCAATCGCCCGCTTCAAGCTGATCGATGCCTTCCGCAGGCGGGGCCGGCGCATCGAGGTCGAGATCGACGAGATCGCCGAGACCTTCGCCGAGCCGGAGGCGGAGACGGTCAGCGAACGCGACATAAACCGGGCGCTCGACGGCCTGCCGCCTTCGCAGCGCTCGGTGGTTTCCTCGATCTCGGTCGACGGCCACTCGATCGGCGAAACGGCGGCCAAGCTCGGCATCAGCGAGACGGCGGTGCGCGTTTCGCTGCATCGCGGCCTTGCCGCGATCGCCAAAAGGTTCGGACGACAATGA
- a CDS encoding NrsF family protein, which yields MRTEDLIKALDADARNKAMPLGRAWWLAVGVAVAVAAAVFFMTIGPRPDIMPAMHTMRFMSKFVFTLALTAGAFALIRALSTPGAASRRAKLWMAATPVLVVIAVILELFVVPEAEWGRRLVGSNWMICMSFIPLIGIGPLAIFLGMLRYGAPTRPVLAGAVAGLLAGGLAATFYAAHCFDDSPLFVATWYTIAIAFLTALGALGGRFFVRW from the coding sequence ATGAGAACCGAGGATCTCATCAAGGCGCTGGACGCCGATGCCCGCAACAAGGCGATGCCGCTTGGCAGGGCCTGGTGGCTGGCCGTCGGCGTGGCGGTGGCGGTCGCGGCGGCGGTCTTTTTCATGACCATCGGCCCACGCCCGGACATCATGCCGGCCATGCATACGATGCGCTTCATGTCGAAGTTCGTCTTCACCCTGGCGCTCACCGCTGGTGCGTTCGCCTTGATCCGGGCGCTGTCGACGCCCGGTGCGGCGAGCAGGCGGGCAAAGCTGTGGATGGCCGCCACCCCCGTGCTCGTCGTGATCGCGGTGATCCTGGAGCTTTTCGTCGTGCCCGAGGCCGAATGGGGCAGGCGGCTCGTGGGCTCCAACTGGATGATCTGCATGAGCTTCATCCCGCTGATCGGCATCGGCCCCCTGGCGATCTTCCTCGGCATGCTGCGCTACGGCGCGCCGACCCGGCCGGTGCTGGCCGGCGCGGTCGCGGGCCTTTTGGCGGGCGGATTGGCGGCGACCTTCTATGCCGCGCATTGCTTCGACGATTCGCCGCTGTTCGTCGCCACCTGGTACACGATCGCGATTGCCTTCCTCACCGCGCTCGGCGCGCTTGGCGGGCGGTTTTTCGTCCGCTGGTAG
- a CDS encoding PAS domain S-box protein, producing MPVLMATGLVVLTASILLPALELGSDALKICLQISVAVTAVTLFVSALFIRKIIDDRRQIAESEQRFRRAMEDSAIGVAIVGLDGRIVQANPAFADMLGYTRAEIEALTFFQITHPDDLQIGRETMTSLKEGKIHSFHFEKRYLRKDGTPVWAQLAGSVIREEVTGHPLYLVSQIEEIDARKQAEARIAEAETRWNFALTSAGQGVWSLDMRKGGTTYSETWVRMLGYADGELDGDPDRWLTMIHPDDRELVAEAERAHLAGETPFFEAEFRMRHKDGRWVWILDRGKAIERDGEGRLIRAIGSLTDITQRKEAEERLKVSAAMLADEKERLRVTLQSIGDAVICTDAANRVTFMNPVAEKLTGVAAGEALGRVLGHVYWPVDEETGQRIGLTRPSAADRHDSDQNTRAVLIRRDETRCSIRQVVSPIMNDRNDFCGLVIVFQDFTDARALQRQLAYAAAHDALTGLANRSSFIRTMEELVDQCRLHGGEHQFMFVDLDHFKAVNDTGGHAAGDALLKRVADAIRNVLGPEDIVARLGGDEFAVVLRSGAPARAAIAARSIIDAIRNLNFSWDGRAHSIGASIGLAPIRAGCGEVDEIIARADTACYTAKAAGRGCVSAAPDEVSKVGATPLPLAAAS from the coding sequence GTGCCCGTCTTGATGGCAACGGGGCTCGTTGTCCTGACTGCATCGATCCTGTTGCCGGCGCTGGAACTCGGCTCGGACGCGCTGAAGATCTGCCTGCAGATATCCGTCGCCGTCACGGCCGTCACGCTGTTTGTCTCGGCGCTGTTCATCCGCAAGATCATCGACGACCGCCGGCAGATTGCCGAGAGCGAGCAACGCTTCCGCCGGGCCATGGAGGATTCGGCGATCGGCGTCGCCATTGTCGGCCTCGATGGCCGCATCGTTCAGGCCAATCCCGCCTTCGCCGACATGCTCGGATACACCCGCGCGGAAATCGAGGCGCTGACCTTCTTCCAGATCACGCATCCCGACGATCTGCAGATCGGCCGTGAGACGATGACGAGCCTGAAGGAAGGCAAGATCCATTCCTTCCATTTCGAGAAGCGGTATCTGCGCAAGGACGGCACCCCGGTGTGGGCGCAGCTTGCCGGCTCGGTCATCCGCGAAGAGGTGACGGGCCACCCTCTCTATCTCGTGTCGCAGATCGAGGAGATCGATGCGCGCAAGCAGGCCGAAGCGCGCATCGCAGAGGCGGAGACGCGTTGGAACTTCGCGCTGACCAGCGCCGGACAGGGCGTCTGGAGCCTGGATATGCGCAAGGGCGGCACGACCTATTCCGAAACCTGGGTGAGGATGCTGGGTTATGCCGATGGCGAGCTCGATGGCGACCCCGACCGCTGGCTGACGATGATCCACCCGGACGACCGCGAGCTTGTCGCCGAGGCGGAACGCGCGCACCTTGCCGGCGAGACGCCTTTCTTCGAGGCCGAGTTCCGGATGCGCCACAAGGACGGCCGCTGGGTCTGGATCCTCGATCGCGGCAAGGCGATCGAACGCGACGGCGAGGGCCGGCTGATACGCGCCATCGGCAGCCTGACCGACATCACCCAGCGCAAGGAAGCCGAAGAACGCCTCAAGGTTTCCGCGGCGATGCTGGCCGACGAAAAGGAACGGCTCAGGGTGACGCTGCAGTCGATCGGCGACGCGGTCATCTGCACCGATGCCGCCAATCGCGTCACCTTCATGAACCCGGTCGCCGAAAAACTGACCGGCGTTGCCGCCGGCGAGGCGCTGGGCAGGGTGCTTGGCCATGTCTATTGGCCGGTCGACGAGGAAACCGGGCAGAGGATCGGCTTGACGCGACCTTCGGCAGCCGATCGCCATGACAGCGACCAGAATACCCGCGCCGTTCTCATCCGGCGCGATGAAACTCGCTGCAGCATCCGCCAGGTCGTGTCGCCGATCATGAACGACCGCAACGATTTCTGCGGGCTGGTCATCGTCTTCCAGGATTTCACCGATGCGCGCGCCCTGCAGCGCCAGCTGGCCTACGCCGCAGCCCACGACGCGCTGACCGGGCTCGCCAACCGTTCGAGCTTCATCCGCACGATGGAGGAGCTGGTCGATCAGTGCCGGCTCCATGGCGGCGAGCACCAGTTCATGTTCGTCGACCTCGATCATTTCAAGGCGGTCAACGACACCGGCGGTCACGCGGCGGGCGACGCGCTGCTGAAGCGCGTGGCCGATGCGATCCGCAACGTGCTTGGGCCCGAGGACATCGTCGCCCGTCTCGGCGGCGATGAGTTCGCGGTCGTTCTGAGGTCAGGCGCGCCGGCGCGGGCGGCGATCGCGGCGCGCTCCATCATCGATGCTATCCGCAACCTGAACTTCAGCTGGGACGGCCGTGCGCATTCGATCGGCGCCAGCATCGGGCTCGCACCGATCCGCGCCGGCTGCGGCGAGGTGGACGAGATCATCGCCCGTGCCGACACTGCCTGCTATACCGCAAAGGCGGCCGGCCGCGGCTGCGTTTCGGCAGCACCGGACGAAGTCTCGAAGGTCGGGGCGACGCCTCTGCCGCTTGCCGCGGCATCCTGA
- a CDS encoding 3-hydroxybutyryl-CoA dehydrogenase — MSKIETIGIVGAGQMGGGIAHVSALAGYKVLIHDLSLDRIEKGIATISGNMARQVGSGKLEEKARNEAMARISAASAMADLAAADLVIEAATEDETVKRKIYAQLCPQLNPEAILATNTSSISITRLAAQTDRPERFIGIHFMNPVPVMKLVELVRGIATEDKTFEAAKAFVNHLDKTITVSEDFPAFIVNRILLPMINEAIYTLYEGVGTVDAIDTAMRLGANHPMGPLQLADFIGLDTCLSIMQVLHEGLSDSKYRPCPLLVKYVEAGWLGRKTGRGFYDYRGDHPVPTR; from the coding sequence ATGAGCAAGATCGAGACGATCGGCATTGTCGGCGCGGGTCAAATGGGTGGCGGCATCGCCCATGTCTCGGCGCTGGCCGGCTACAAGGTCCTGATCCACGACCTGTCGCTAGACCGGATCGAGAAGGGCATCGCCACCATCAGCGGCAACATGGCCCGCCAGGTCGGTTCCGGGAAGCTCGAGGAAAAGGCGCGCAACGAGGCGATGGCGCGCATCTCGGCGGCCTCCGCCATGGCCGATCTCGCCGCTGCCGACCTCGTGATCGAGGCGGCGACCGAGGACGAGACGGTCAAGCGCAAGATCTACGCCCAGCTCTGCCCGCAGCTCAATCCGGAAGCGATCCTGGCAACCAACACTTCGTCGATCTCGATCACCCGGCTCGCCGCGCAAACCGACCGGCCGGAGCGTTTCATCGGCATACATTTCATGAACCCGGTGCCGGTGATGAAGCTGGTCGAGCTGGTGCGCGGCATCGCCACCGAGGACAAGACCTTCGAAGCGGCCAAGGCCTTCGTCAACCATCTCGACAAGACGATCACCGTCTCCGAGGATTTCCCGGCCTTCATCGTCAACCGCATCCTGCTGCCGATGATCAACGAGGCGATCTACACGCTCTATGAGGGCGTCGGCACTGTCGACGCCATCGACACCGCCATGCGGCTCGGCGCCAACCATCCGATGGGTCCGTTGCAGCTTGCCGACTTCATCGGCCTCGATACCTGCCTGTCGATCATGCAGGTGCTGCATGAGGGCCTGTCGGACTCGAAATACCGTCCCTGCCCGCTGCTGGTGAAATATGTCGAGGCCGGCTGGCTGGGTCGCAAGACCGGACGCGGCTTCTACGACTATCGCGGCGACCATCCGGTGCCGACGCGCTGA